From the genome of Hymenobacter cellulosilyticus, one region includes:
- a CDS encoding BamA/TamA family outer membrane protein, with amino-acid sequence MRFLYPLLGLQLLAAAARAQTAPVIPDIAVPEAPTSVGATAAPAIATPADKPNFIPVPVLFYQQETGFGYGGAILPVWRFGQDSTVRKSNARLIAWYTQKKQSTIQLTHTVFTPNEKFYFAGELSQYDLSFFYYGLGNDTKSSDESTIGYKLFVFDEKFMRRITAHNLYGGLRYRLTNTSKVRVIEDISETQPSLFRTLPQKEQEGGVVSGLGPSLLYEGRDNVLATYRGIYIDAHALFTGKGLGSDYTFQRYQLDLRYFRPLLGSNNTILALQYLGQFHSGSVPFRELGGLGANLGGSQYNNAALMRGLYEARFRGRQMMTAQAEIRQHLFWRLDGAAFLGAGQVGNTVGQYSFGDTKLAGGAGLRFRFNRRDRLNIRLDYAGGTDTAPSIYFAVGEAF; translated from the coding sequence ATGCGTTTCTTATACCCGCTGCTGGGCCTGCAGTTGCTTGCTGCTGCCGCCCGCGCCCAGACTGCTCCCGTTATTCCGGATATCGCCGTGCCGGAAGCGCCCACCTCAGTAGGAGCCACCGCCGCGCCCGCCATTGCCACCCCGGCCGATAAACCCAACTTTATTCCCGTGCCGGTGCTGTTCTATCAGCAGGAAACCGGCTTTGGTTATGGCGGGGCCATTTTGCCCGTGTGGCGCTTTGGGCAGGACAGCACCGTGCGTAAATCCAACGCCCGCCTGATTGCCTGGTACACCCAGAAAAAGCAAAGCACCATTCAGCTTACCCACACGGTTTTCACGCCCAACGAGAAGTTCTACTTTGCCGGCGAGCTAAGCCAGTACGACCTGTCGTTTTTCTACTACGGCCTGGGCAACGACACCAAATCCAGCGACGAGTCCACTATTGGCTACAAGCTGTTTGTGTTCGACGAGAAGTTCATGCGGCGCATCACGGCCCATAACCTCTACGGCGGGCTGCGCTACCGCCTGACCAATACCAGCAAGGTGCGCGTGATTGAGGATATCAGCGAAACTCAGCCCAGTTTGTTTCGCACCCTGCCCCAGAAAGAGCAGGAAGGCGGTGTAGTTTCTGGCCTTGGCCCTTCGTTGCTCTACGAAGGCCGCGACAATGTGCTGGCCACCTACCGCGGTATTTACATTGATGCGCATGCGCTGTTCACGGGCAAAGGCCTGGGCAGCGACTACACGTTTCAGCGCTACCAGCTCGATTTGCGGTATTTCCGTCCGCTGCTGGGCTCTAACAACACCATTCTGGCCCTCCAGTACCTGGGGCAGTTTCACTCCGGCAGCGTACCCTTCCGGGAGCTGGGCGGCCTGGGCGCTAACCTGGGCGGCTCCCAGTACAACAACGCTGCTCTGATGCGGGGCCTCTACGAAGCCCGGTTCCGGGGCCGGCAGATGATGACGGCCCAGGCCGAAATTCGTCAGCACCTGTTCTGGCGCCTCGACGGCGCTGCCTTCCTGGGTGCGGGGCAGGTCGGTAATACAGTAGGGCAGTATAGCTTCGGCGACACCAAGCTGGCGGGCGGGGCCGGCCTACGCTTCCGCTTCAACCGCCGCGACCGGCTCAACATCCGCCTTGATTACGCCGGCGGCACCGACACGGCTCCCAGCATTTATTTCGCCGTGGGCGAAGCTTTCTAA
- a CDS encoding Kelch repeat-containing protein — translation MKKLLSLALLLTLALGLGSCSKDDDATVEVRGVWTSRSQFEGLARNSAVSFTIGDKAYVGLGTDGIDKFTDFWEYNRTTNTWRQRADFPGVGRYLAVGFAADGKGYVGTGYDGVNRLKDFWQYDPSTDQWTRKADFGGSARYNAAAMTINGKGYVGTGYDGNSKKDFWQYDPATDTWTQKPSFGGNKRMGATAFSIGSTGYLLLGADNGIAQTDIWSYDPATELWTQHKDLVYHDDSNDDLDYDYSALPRQNAASFVIGEKGYVALGANSGNKTDCWEYNPAADTWTVKTAFAGAGRTYPVGFALGDRGYVALGNSGSTRLDDTWELAPDAENE, via the coding sequence ATGAAAAAATTACTCTCGCTGGCCCTGCTGCTGACTCTGGCGCTGGGCCTGGGTTCCTGCTCGAAAGATGACGACGCCACCGTGGAAGTGCGGGGCGTCTGGACCAGCCGCTCCCAGTTTGAAGGCCTGGCCCGCAACTCGGCCGTCAGCTTTACCATCGGCGACAAAGCCTACGTGGGTTTGGGCACCGACGGCATCGACAAGTTTACCGACTTCTGGGAGTACAACCGCACGACCAACACCTGGCGGCAGCGGGCCGACTTTCCCGGCGTGGGCCGCTACCTGGCCGTGGGTTTCGCGGCCGATGGTAAAGGCTACGTGGGCACGGGCTACGACGGGGTAAACCGGCTCAAGGACTTCTGGCAGTACGACCCTAGCACCGACCAGTGGACCCGCAAGGCCGATTTTGGCGGCTCGGCCCGCTACAACGCTGCGGCCATGACCATCAACGGCAAAGGCTACGTGGGTACCGGCTACGACGGCAACTCCAAGAAAGACTTCTGGCAGTACGACCCTGCTACCGACACCTGGACCCAGAAGCCCAGCTTCGGCGGCAACAAGCGCATGGGCGCCACGGCCTTCAGCATCGGCAGCACCGGCTACCTGCTGTTGGGCGCCGACAACGGCATTGCCCAGACCGATATCTGGTCGTACGACCCCGCCACGGAGCTCTGGACCCAGCACAAGGACCTCGTGTACCACGACGACAGCAACGACGACCTGGACTATGACTATAGCGCCTTGCCCCGGCAAAATGCCGCCAGCTTTGTGATTGGTGAGAAAGGCTACGTGGCCCTGGGAGCCAACAGCGGCAACAAAACCGACTGCTGGGAATACAACCCCGCCGCCGATACCTGGACGGTGAAAACGGCCTTTGCCGGCGCGGGCCGCACGTATCCGGTGGGCTTTGCCCTCGGCGACCGGGGCTACGTGGCCCTGGGCAACTCGGGCAGCACCCGCCTCGATGATACCTGGGAGCTGGCCCCCGACGCGGAAAATGAATAA
- a CDS encoding LytR/AlgR family response regulator transcription factor, whose translation MTLKCIAVDDEPLALGMVAAFIEQTPFLQLVGKYSSGVEALRSLHEHPDLDLLFLDIQMPELTGLELARVLDRGAPGTGPRIIFTTAFNQYALDGYRVDALDYLVKPFSYEEFLRAATKAKAYAEHHQVPAAAPLAPAAAEDDFIFLKVEYELIRVSLDDILYVEGLKDYVKVHLRSAPRPLLSLMSLKAMEEKLPARRFLRIHRSFIVALDKIEAVRRNTVQIGPATLAVSDQYKEAFMQFLSRWT comes from the coding sequence ATTACCCTCAAATGCATTGCCGTCGATGATGAGCCCCTGGCCCTGGGCATGGTGGCCGCCTTTATCGAGCAAACGCCCTTTTTGCAGCTGGTAGGCAAGTATTCGAGCGGAGTGGAAGCCCTGCGCAGCCTGCACGAGCACCCCGATCTGGACCTGCTCTTCCTCGATATTCAGATGCCCGAGCTGACCGGCCTGGAGCTGGCCCGGGTACTGGACCGGGGGGCGCCTGGTACCGGTCCGCGCATCATTTTTACCACCGCCTTCAACCAGTACGCCCTCGACGGCTACCGCGTCGATGCCTTGGACTACCTGGTCAAGCCCTTCAGCTACGAGGAATTTTTGCGGGCCGCCACCAAGGCCAAAGCCTACGCCGAGCACCACCAGGTGCCGGCTGCGGCACCGCTCGCGCCAGCTGCCGCCGAGGACGATTTTATCTTTCTGAAAGTAGAATATGAACTGATTCGGGTGTCCCTCGACGACATTCTCTACGTGGAAGGGCTTAAGGATTACGTGAAAGTGCACCTGCGCAGCGCGCCCCGGCCGCTGCTCTCCCTGATGAGCCTCAAAGCCATGGAGGAAAAGCTGCCCGCCCGCCGGTTTTTGCGCATTCACCGCTCCTTTATCGTGGCCCTCGACAAGATTGAGGCGGTGCGCCGCAACACGGTGCAAATTGGCCCGGCCACGCTGGCCGTCAGTGACCAGTACAAGGAAGCCTTTATGCAGTTTCTGAGCCGCTGGACCTGA
- a CDS encoding DUF4270 family protein, producing MNKLRCYAALSWLQSRALPLLLVLLGACTDPEDLGEELPSPASVALDATYTDTVTVRASTVLTDSVPSATTSYLLLGRYHDARLGTITGRSYLQAGITAAFTPDPVLRYDSLVLVLTADTYRYGDTTRTQQVEVHRLQQGFQANKTYFANDALPYAAPALGRRSFRARAGLGTLRVRLENSLGQELWQAGQNNQLTTLGELQSRLPGLALTPAETDDAALLRWSAGATMLLYYHDPVAPTEALSYPIVLGGDFTHFFQLQADRTGTKLAALTDIRQSVSSAATEEEAFIQAGLGLKTKLEFPYLTHLKELGGTIVINSAQLMLETVSSAENRFWPPPGALYARLTDRANRNGAFFLASDGSVAAMSYQRSVSERTGLDQGRYTLGMTAYVQNVLRGTLVNQGILLGSESQATTEQVVLGSARNTAHSLRLRIYYTRVVL from the coding sequence ATGAATAAGCTGCGCTGCTACGCTGCTCTGAGCTGGTTGCAGAGCCGGGCCCTGCCTTTGCTGCTGGTGCTGCTGGGAGCCTGCACCGACCCCGAAGACCTGGGCGAAGAGTTGCCCAGCCCTGCTTCGGTAGCCCTGGACGCCACCTATACCGATACCGTTACGGTGCGGGCCAGCACGGTGCTCACCGACTCGGTGCCCTCGGCAACTACGAGCTACCTGCTGCTGGGCCGCTACCACGATGCGCGCCTGGGCACCATCACGGGGCGCAGCTACCTGCAGGCGGGCATCACGGCGGCTTTCACGCCCGACCCCGTTCTGCGCTATGATTCCCTGGTGCTGGTACTCACGGCCGATACCTACCGCTACGGCGACACCACCCGCACCCAGCAAGTGGAGGTCCATCGGCTGCAGCAGGGTTTTCAGGCCAACAAAACCTACTTTGCCAACGACGCCCTGCCGTACGCCGCCCCGGCGCTGGGCCGCCGCTCGTTTCGAGCCCGAGCCGGCCTGGGCACGCTGCGGGTGCGCTTGGAAAACAGCTTGGGCCAGGAGTTGTGGCAGGCCGGGCAAAACAACCAGTTGACCACTCTCGGCGAACTGCAAAGCCGCTTGCCGGGCTTGGCACTCACGCCCGCCGAAACCGATGACGCTGCCTTGCTGCGCTGGAGCGCCGGTGCCACAATGCTCCTCTATTACCACGACCCGGTCGCGCCTACCGAAGCGCTGAGCTACCCGATTGTGCTGGGCGGCGACTTTACCCACTTTTTCCAGCTGCAGGCCGACCGCACGGGCACCAAGCTGGCCGCGCTAACGGACATTCGGCAGAGTGTGAGCAGCGCCGCTACCGAGGAAGAAGCCTTCATTCAGGCCGGTCTGGGGCTTAAAACCAAGCTGGAGTTTCCCTACCTGACCCACCTCAAGGAACTGGGCGGCACCATCGTCATCAACTCGGCCCAGCTCATGCTTGAAACGGTGAGTAGCGCCGAAAACCGGTTCTGGCCGCCCCCCGGCGCCCTGTATGCCCGCCTCACGGACCGGGCTAACCGCAACGGAGCCTTCTTTCTGGCCAGCGACGGGTCGGTAGCGGCCATGAGCTACCAGCGGAGCGTGTCGGAGCGTACCGGCCTCGATCAGGGCCGCTATACGCTGGGCATGACGGCCTACGTGCAGAACGTGCTGCGCGGCACCTTGGTGAACCAAGGCATTCTGCTGGGCAGTGAAAGCCAGGCCACGACCGAGCAGGTCGTCTTGGGTAGCGCCCGGAATACGGCTCACTCGCTGCGTTTGCGCATTTATTACACCCGTGTCGTGCTTTAG
- the purH gene encoding bifunctional phosphoribosylaminoimidazolecarboxamide formyltransferase/IMP cyclohydrolase — protein sequence MSQPIRSALVSVYYKDRLEPLVALLKEHGVQLYSTGGTLKFIQELGAEVTAVESLTGFPEVFGGRVKTLHPKVFGGILHRRHEASDLEQAEQHDIPPIDLVIVDLYPFEETVASGADEADVIEKIDIGGISLLRAAAKNYRDVLVVSSRNQYEAVTELLREKNGATDLEDRRHYAAAAFEATSHYDTHIFNYLSQGTTVDGTALKVSQKPATSLRYGENPHQAGTFYGDLSALFDQLHGKQLSYNNLVDVDAAVLLMQEFQDGQPACAILKHTNACGVAQAETLHAAYLNALACDPVSAFGGVIIVNKPVDEATAQDLNKLFFEVLIAPEFEAEALPILQSKKNRILLRQKPVEFPKKQVKTLLNGVIEQDFDRQTETAEDFKVVTQSAPTAEETEALVFAAKVCKHTKSNTIVLARAGQLLASGVGQTSRVDALRQAIEKAKSFGFDLQGAVMASDAFFPFPDCVEIAGAAGIRAVVQPGGSIKDADSIAACDQLGMAMVMTGVRHFKH from the coding sequence ATGTCGCAGCCCATTCGCTCCGCCCTCGTTTCCGTCTATTACAAAGACCGTCTGGAGCCGCTGGTGGCGCTTTTGAAAGAACACGGCGTGCAGCTGTATTCCACGGGCGGCACCCTGAAGTTCATCCAGGAGCTGGGCGCCGAGGTGACGGCCGTGGAAAGCCTGACCGGCTTCCCGGAAGTATTTGGTGGCCGCGTCAAAACCCTGCACCCCAAGGTATTCGGCGGCATTCTGCACCGCCGCCACGAGGCCTCTGACCTGGAGCAGGCCGAGCAGCACGACATTCCGCCCATCGACCTGGTAATTGTGGACCTGTACCCCTTCGAAGAAACCGTAGCTTCCGGTGCCGACGAAGCCGACGTCATCGAGAAAATTGACATCGGCGGCATTTCCCTGCTGCGAGCCGCGGCCAAAAACTACCGCGACGTACTCGTGGTCAGCAGCCGCAACCAGTACGAGGCCGTAACCGAACTGCTGCGCGAAAAGAACGGGGCCACCGACCTGGAGGACCGCCGCCACTATGCCGCCGCCGCCTTCGAAGCCACTTCCCACTACGACACCCACATCTTCAACTACCTCAGCCAAGGCACCACTGTGGATGGCACGGCCCTGAAAGTAAGCCAGAAGCCCGCCACCAGCCTGCGCTACGGCGAAAATCCCCACCAGGCGGGCACCTTCTACGGCGACCTGTCGGCCCTGTTCGACCAGCTTCACGGCAAGCAGCTCAGCTACAACAACCTCGTCGACGTGGACGCGGCGGTGCTGCTGATGCAGGAATTTCAGGACGGCCAGCCGGCCTGCGCCATCCTGAAGCACACCAATGCCTGCGGCGTGGCCCAGGCCGAAACCCTGCACGCAGCTTACCTCAATGCCCTGGCCTGTGACCCGGTATCGGCTTTTGGCGGCGTTATCATCGTCAATAAGCCCGTGGATGAGGCTACGGCCCAGGATCTCAACAAGCTGTTTTTCGAAGTGCTGATTGCGCCCGAATTCGAAGCCGAGGCTCTGCCCATTCTGCAAAGCAAGAAAAACCGCATTCTGCTGCGTCAGAAGCCGGTAGAATTCCCCAAGAAGCAGGTGAAAACTTTGCTCAACGGCGTGATTGAGCAGGACTTCGACCGGCAGACCGAAACGGCTGAGGATTTCAAAGTGGTAACGCAGTCGGCGCCTACGGCTGAGGAAACGGAGGCCTTGGTCTTCGCGGCCAAGGTTTGCAAGCATACCAAGAGCAATACCATCGTGCTGGCCCGGGCCGGGCAACTGCTGGCTTCGGGTGTGGGCCAGACCTCCCGCGTCGATGCCCTGCGCCAGGCCATTGAGAAAGCCAAGTCCTTCGGCTTCGATTTGCAAGGCGCCGTTATGGCCTCCGACGCCTTCTTCCCCTTCCCCGACTGCGTGGAAATTGCCGGTGCCGCCGGTATCCGCGCCGTGGTGCAGCCCGGCGGTTCCATCAAGGACGCCGACAGCATTGCCGCCTGCGACCAGCTCGGCATGGCCATGGTCATGACCGGCGTGCGTCACTTCAAGCACTAG
- a CDS encoding cold-shock protein, giving the protein MKTGTVKFYNESKGYGFITEDGTKEDFFVHVTGLNGGQIQQNDRVEFDTQEGRKGVNAVNVKKL; this is encoded by the coding sequence ATGAAAACAGGAACCGTAAAATTCTATAATGAGTCGAAGGGCTACGGCTTCATTACAGAAGATGGCACGAAGGAAGACTTCTTCGTCCATGTAACCGGCCTTAACGGGGGCCAGATCCAACAAAATGACCGCGTGGAGTTTGACACGCAGGAAGGCCGCAAGGGTGTTAATGCGGTAAACGTAAAGAAGCTGTAG
- a CDS encoding HAD hydrolase family protein — protein MRRRLESLDVHDIFLGVADKMKIFNTYINTYRLDPAHIAYMGDDMPDIEVMRRCAIAACPADAAADVQRISNYTSALPGGHGAVRELVEAVMKEQKTWY, from the coding sequence GTGCGCCGCCGTCTGGAGTCCCTGGACGTGCACGACATCTTCCTGGGGGTGGCCGACAAGATGAAGATCTTCAATACCTATATTAATACGTACCGCCTCGACCCGGCCCACATTGCCTACATGGGCGACGATATGCCCGATATTGAAGTGATGCGCCGCTGCGCTATTGCTGCCTGCCCCGCCGATGCCGCCGCCGACGTGCAGCGCATCAGCAACTATACTTCGGCCCTGCCCGGGGGCCATGGTGCCGTGCGCGAGCTGGTGGAAGCCGTGATGAAGGAGCAAAAAACCTGGTATTAA
- a CDS encoding geranylgeranylglycerol-phosphate geranylgeranyltransferase yields the protein MARSTPRPVAAAAGGAGGWPSLLRLIRFPNLLIMALCLALVQSCLLRPADPVAALLSGHFLVLAVAAISVAAAGYIINDYYDVKIDVINRPDRLVVGRVVNRRHAMLAHLLLSGLGVGLAALLSPVLGAVNMGSALLLWGYSARFKRLALVGNLSIALLTAALVLLPELQLRTGQTNVWVYALAAFLLTVVREIVKDVEDMRGDAEHDCRTLPIVWGVARTKWAVGFFLLNLVILVAGGVLHSLHEERWALGGWLLLTVLVPAFGVGRYLARADRRRDFAQLSAWCKWIMLAGVLSMLLVRLY from the coding sequence ATGGCTCGTTCTACTCCCCGGCCGGTAGCAGCGGCAGCGGGCGGCGCAGGCGGCTGGCCATCGCTGCTGCGCCTGATCCGCTTCCCGAACCTGCTGATTATGGCCCTGTGCCTGGCGCTGGTGCAAAGCTGCCTGCTACGGCCCGCCGACCCGGTTGCCGCTCTGCTCTCGGGGCACTTCCTGGTACTGGCCGTGGCCGCCATCAGCGTTGCCGCGGCCGGCTACATCATCAACGACTACTACGACGTCAAGATTGACGTTATCAACCGGCCCGACCGGCTCGTGGTGGGGCGGGTTGTCAACCGGCGGCACGCCATGCTGGCCCACCTGCTGCTTTCGGGGCTAGGGGTGGGCCTGGCCGCCCTGTTGTCGCCGGTGCTGGGCGCGGTTAATATGGGCTCGGCCCTGCTGCTGTGGGGCTACTCGGCCCGGTTCAAGCGGCTTGCCCTGGTCGGCAACCTAAGCATTGCCCTGCTTACGGCGGCCCTGGTGCTCTTGCCCGAGCTGCAGCTGCGTACCGGCCAAACCAACGTGTGGGTGTACGCCCTGGCCGCTTTTCTGCTGACCGTGGTGCGCGAAATTGTAAAGGACGTGGAGGACATGCGCGGCGACGCCGAGCACGACTGCCGCACGCTGCCCATCGTGTGGGGCGTGGCCCGCACCAAGTGGGCCGTCGGCTTTTTTCTACTCAATCTGGTCATTCTGGTGGCCGGCGGGGTGCTGCACAGTCTGCACGAGGAGCGTTGGGCCCTGGGCGGCTGGCTGCTGCTTACGGTGCTGGTGCCGGCCTTCGGCGTGGGGCGCTACCTGGCCCGCGCCGACCGTCGCCGCGACTTTGCGCAGCTCAGCGCGTGGTGCAAATGGATAATGCTGGCCGGGGTGCTTTCGATGCTACTAGTGCGGCTCTACTAA
- a CDS encoding BamA/TamA family outer membrane protein: MRLFYSLLLGSLLATRAYSQTPDSAAVPKAVTPAVAAPKPAKPSFLPFPIVFSQPETGVGYGLAMLPVWRFGQDTTVRKSNARLVVWRTQNNQSLVQLTHNVFTPGEKFLVNGELSYFYKYPINYYGFGPRTSRDDESTIEYKLVIVNQRVLRQVKRNVFAGLQYRLTNLRDVQVRKNIDEGTPQQRPSLLLQRPAEELQASTVSSGVGPAFLYDGRDNILSAYRGNYLELSALFNGRALGSDFRFSRYLLDARHYQPLGANSKTILATQLLGQFQSGHVPFRELANLGGDKTLRGYYEGRYRDRQLVALQAELRRLLFWRFNGAIFGSLGQVGNTVSDLGRNSLKATTGAGIRFKYNRRDRLNIRFDYGVARDGSTGFYFSIGEAF, from the coding sequence ATGCGTCTTTTTTACTCCTTACTACTGGGTAGTCTGCTGGCTACCCGGGCCTATTCGCAAACACCGGATTCTGCTGCCGTACCTAAGGCCGTCACGCCGGCGGTGGCGGCTCCCAAACCGGCCAAGCCCAGCTTTCTGCCTTTCCCGATTGTGTTTTCCCAACCCGAAACCGGCGTCGGCTATGGGCTGGCAATGCTGCCGGTCTGGCGCTTCGGGCAGGATACCACCGTACGTAAGTCCAATGCCCGCCTGGTAGTGTGGCGCACCCAGAATAACCAGAGCCTGGTGCAGCTGACCCACAACGTCTTCACGCCCGGCGAGAAATTCCTGGTTAATGGCGAGCTAAGTTACTTCTACAAATACCCCATCAACTACTACGGCTTTGGTCCCCGCACGAGCCGCGACGACGAATCGACCATTGAGTACAAGCTGGTCATTGTCAACCAACGGGTGCTGCGCCAGGTAAAGCGCAACGTGTTTGCAGGTCTGCAATACCGCCTGACCAACCTGCGTGACGTGCAGGTGCGCAAAAATATTGACGAAGGCACCCCGCAGCAGCGCCCCAGCCTGCTCCTGCAGCGGCCCGCCGAGGAGCTGCAAGCCAGTACCGTGTCGTCGGGCGTGGGGCCGGCCTTTCTCTACGATGGCCGCGACAATATCCTGAGCGCCTACCGCGGCAATTATCTGGAGCTGTCGGCTTTGTTCAACGGCCGCGCCCTGGGCAGCGACTTTCGCTTCAGCCGCTACCTGCTCGATGCCCGCCACTACCAGCCCTTGGGAGCCAACAGCAAAACGATTCTGGCTACCCAGCTGCTGGGGCAGTTTCAGAGCGGGCACGTGCCATTTCGGGAGCTGGCCAACCTGGGCGGCGACAAAACGTTGCGCGGCTATTACGAAGGTCGCTACCGTGACCGGCAGCTGGTGGCCCTGCAGGCTGAGCTGCGTCGGCTCTTGTTCTGGCGCTTCAACGGAGCCATTTTCGGCAGCCTGGGCCAGGTGGGCAACACGGTGAGCGACCTGGGCCGCAATTCGCTGAAAGCCACCACCGGGGCCGGTATTCGCTTTAAGTATAACCGGCGCGACCGGCTCAACATCCGCTTCGACTACGGCGTGGCCCGCGACGGCTCGACGGGCTTTTACTTCAGCATCGGGGAGGCCTTCTAG
- a CDS encoding sensor histidine kinase: MAAFPIRRYLTPLIHVLMWGLFGLSLVLLNPLLGRFELPWQFWAKQALVFALWVAAFYLTAYVSVPRLLFRGHVGWFVLVILLTAAVVMGLSQLAESALNLQTLMDQHLRPPNGGFRPGPGRGPGPGAFRPRPRRFDMVGMLTTLLVLGISTSIAAVQKWQTDTQRRQELEQQKVHSELSFLKAQINPHFFFNTLNNIYALTVVDAAAARQAIHTLSRMMRYVLYETPADTTSLAKELAFVQDYVALMKLRLTERVRVELEWPEPVRDVPVAPMLLLPYVENAFKHGVSATQPSRIRVAVRQPSANVLELEVRNTRFAAPATSLDEGSGIGLANTQRRLDLLYPGRYVLQVEEATPEGEFCVTLTLHTV; encoded by the coding sequence ATGGCTGCATTTCCAATCCGGCGTTATCTGACGCCCTTGATTCACGTGTTGATGTGGGGCCTCTTTGGCCTAAGCCTGGTGCTGCTCAACCCGCTGCTGGGGCGCTTCGAGCTGCCGTGGCAGTTCTGGGCCAAGCAGGCTTTGGTGTTTGCCTTGTGGGTAGCCGCCTTTTACCTGACGGCCTACGTGAGCGTGCCGCGCCTGCTGTTTCGCGGGCACGTGGGCTGGTTTGTGCTCGTCATTCTGCTCACGGCTGCCGTGGTCATGGGCTTGTCTCAACTGGCCGAATCGGCGCTGAACCTGCAGACGCTCATGGACCAGCACCTGCGGCCACCCAATGGCGGCTTCCGCCCAGGCCCGGGCCGGGGACCTGGTCCCGGTGCTTTCCGCCCCCGGCCCCGGCGCTTCGACATGGTGGGCATGCTCACCACGCTGCTGGTACTGGGCATCAGCACCAGCATTGCGGCGGTGCAGAAGTGGCAAACCGACACCCAGCGCCGTCAGGAGCTGGAGCAGCAGAAAGTGCATTCCGAGCTGAGCTTTCTGAAAGCCCAGATCAACCCGCACTTTTTCTTCAATACGCTCAACAACATCTACGCCCTGACGGTGGTAGATGCCGCCGCGGCCCGGCAGGCCATTCATACCCTGTCGCGCATGATGCGCTACGTGCTCTACGAAACCCCGGCCGATACAACGTCCCTGGCCAAGGAGCTGGCTTTTGTGCAGGACTACGTGGCCCTGATGAAGCTGCGCCTGACCGAGCGGGTGCGGGTGGAGCTGGAGTGGCCCGAGCCCGTGCGCGACGTGCCCGTGGCTCCCATGCTGCTGCTGCCCTACGTCGAAAATGCCTTCAAGCACGGCGTGAGTGCCACCCAGCCCAGCCGGATTCGGGTGGCCGTGCGCCAGCCTTCGGCCAACGTGCTGGAGCTGGAAGTGCGCAACACCCGCTTTGCCGCCCCGGCTACCAGCCTCGACGAAGGCAGCGGCATCGGGCTTGCCAACACCCAGCGCCGCCTCGATTTGCTCTACCCCGGCCGCTACGTGCTGCAGGTAGAGGAAGCCACGCCCGAGGGCGAATTCTGCGTTACCCTAACCCTGCACACCGTATGA
- a CDS encoding DoxX family protein translates to MNSSYASYAYALLRIVVGLLFAMHGSQKLLGFPGDGASMPLASLMGVAGIIELVGGLLIMLGLFTRVAAFIASGTMAVAYFMAHFPKHPLPIINEGELAVVYCFVFLFIAAYGSGIWSLDSLRTNRTAA, encoded by the coding sequence ATGAACTCCTCCTACGCTTCCTATGCCTACGCCCTGCTCCGCATCGTAGTCGGCTTGCTTTTCGCCATGCACGGCAGCCAGAAGCTGCTGGGCTTTCCCGGCGACGGGGCCAGTATGCCGCTGGCGTCCCTGATGGGTGTGGCTGGTATTATCGAGCTGGTAGGCGGCCTGCTTATCATGCTGGGCTTGTTTACTCGCGTAGCGGCTTTTATAGCCAGCGGCACCATGGCAGTTGCTTACTTTATGGCCCACTTCCCCAAGCATCCGCTGCCCATCATCAACGAGGGCGAACTGGCTGTGGTGTACTGTTTTGTGTTCCTGTTTATAGCGGCCTACGGGTCCGGCATCTGGAGCCTGGACAGCCTGCGCACCAATCGCACGGCAGCTTAG
- a CDS encoding DUF4890 domain-containing protein, which translates to MKLPLLSLLAAFALTIGSAAAQTTTSAPATRGRGEMRQQASPDERATRQSEQMTKQLGLSADQTSRIKQILLTREQERQALRGQGRPEGATREQMGAQMKANRDKYEAQFKEVLTADQYAKFTQLQQDRKQRGGQGKDGAQVGKVKARKGKVKVKSTES; encoded by the coding sequence ATGAAACTTCCCCTGCTTTCTCTCCTGGCCGCTTTCGCCCTGACCATTGGTAGCGCTGCTGCCCAAACTACCACCTCTGCTCCGGCCACTAGAGGCCGCGGTGAAATGCGCCAGCAGGCCTCGCCCGATGAGCGCGCCACCCGCCAGAGCGAACAAATGACCAAACAGCTGGGCCTCAGCGCCGATCAGACCAGCCGAATCAAGCAGATTCTGCTGACCCGTGAGCAGGAGCGTCAGGCTCTGCGTGGTCAGGGCCGCCCCGAAGGTGCCACCCGCGAACAAATGGGAGCCCAGATGAAGGCCAACCGCGACAAGTACGAGGCTCAGTTTAAAGAAGTGCTGACGGCTGACCAGTACGCCAAGTTCACCCAGCTGCAGCAGGACCGTAAGCAGCGCGGTGGCCAAGGCAAAGATGGCGCCCAGGTTGGTAAGGTAAAAGCCAGAAAAGGCAAAGTAAAGGTGAAGTCCACCGAAAGCTAA